From a single Balneolales bacterium ANBcel1 genomic region:
- the bshB1 gene encoding bacillithiol biosynthesis deacetylase BshB1, translating to MKLDLLAIAAHPDDVELCCAGTLAALARSGKKCGILDLTRGEMGTRGTPEVRLEEARKAAEVMGLAMRDNAGLPDCGLDNTPEYREAIIRRVRAFRPEVCLINAREDRHPDHRNAAALSLDALFYSGLAKLPTFSDDGTPQKPWRPKHIMHFMQHWPFKPTFVFDITDTIDIKERAIRAFASQFNVGDGDNGPKTYVSSPRFFEALRGRAQEYGQHIGVEFGEPYLYYGGPVPLTTFDVLFSARPER from the coding sequence ATGAAACTTGATCTCCTGGCCATTGCCGCTCATCCCGATGATGTTGAACTATGTTGTGCCGGTACCCTGGCCGCCCTGGCCCGATCGGGGAAAAAGTGCGGTATCCTCGATCTTACCCGCGGCGAGATGGGAACGCGCGGAACACCGGAAGTCCGGCTGGAGGAAGCGCGCAAAGCCGCTGAGGTTATGGGTTTGGCGATGAGGGATAATGCGGGGCTCCCCGACTGCGGACTTGACAACACCCCCGAGTACCGGGAAGCCATCATACGCCGGGTTCGCGCTTTCAGACCCGAGGTGTGCCTGATCAACGCCAGGGAAGATCGCCACCCCGACCACCGGAATGCCGCCGCACTTTCGCTTGATGCGCTTTTCTACTCCGGCCTGGCCAAACTGCCCACCTTCAGCGACGACGGAACGCCCCAGAAACCATGGCGCCCGAAGCACATCATGCATTTCATGCAGCACTGGCCGTTCAAGCCCACTTTTGTGTTTGATATCACCGATACCATCGACATCAAGGAACGGGCGATTCGCGCCTTCGCCTCCCAGTTCAATGTAGGTGACGGGGACAACGGACCGAAAACCTATGTGTCAAGTCCGCGGTTTTTTGAGGCTCTGCGCGGAAGGGCGCAGGAATACGGGCAGCATATCGGCGTCGAATTCGGCGAACCGTATTTGTACTACGGCGGACCTGTACCGCTTACCACTTTTGATGTGCTGTTTTCGGCCCGGCCCGAGCGCTAG
- a CDS encoding sigma-70 family RNA polymerase sigma factor, producing the protein MSSTPLTEHELNRHLPDFYPRIFRMVRTMVYGTGLDAEDITQDSFLKLYNKRHLYNGKSSLYTWAYQIAKNTVLDELRKHKLRRRIFWWDESDVDPEMFYAAEEGDETLDRRERRRLLYKALGDIAEQDRLMITMRDLEGLSYDEIAEVENVAVGTIKSRIFTARQRLRKKLTELGVGSGPQSEET; encoded by the coding sequence ATGTCATCCACCCCGTTAACAGAACACGAGTTGAACCGGCACCTGCCGGATTTTTACCCGCGGATTTTCCGAATGGTACGAACGATGGTATATGGGACCGGACTTGATGCCGAAGACATCACCCAGGACAGCTTTTTGAAACTGTATAACAAGCGCCACCTTTACAACGGCAAAAGCAGCCTCTACACCTGGGCTTATCAGATTGCGAAGAATACCGTACTGGATGAACTCCGGAAACACAAACTGCGCCGCCGAATATTTTGGTGGGATGAGTCGGATGTTGACCCGGAGATGTTTTACGCAGCCGAGGAAGGAGATGAAACGCTGGATCGCCGTGAACGCAGGCGCCTGCTGTACAAGGCACTGGGAGATATTGCGGAACAGGATCGACTGATGATTACCATGCGCGATCTCGAAGGGCTCTCGTATGATGAGATCGCCGAGGTTGAGAATGTGGCGGTCGGCACAATAAAAAGTAGAATATTTACCGCCCGCCAGCGGCTTAGAAAAAAACTGACGGAACTGGGAGTCGGGAGCGGGCCGCAAAGTGAAGAAACGTAA
- a CDS encoding inositol monophosphatase family protein has translation MKESANLATARKAAAKAKEIITYYNENRSKLEIGLKGKNDLITRADEDVEKEIIRIIREDWPDDDILAEESASETSLTDRRTWIVDPIDGTTNFAHGLPVYCVSIAMWENRQPQTALILEVCRDEWFTAEAGKGARLNGEPISVSAIEKAEESLLATGFPYRDLELIDAYLQLFRAFMHETQGVRRPGSAAFDLCLVAAGRCDGFFEYGLSAWDVAAGSLIIREAGGMVGDWTGNDDWLFGKRIVTGNPSIYRYQLERIQEIIPKKFWKI, from the coding sequence ATGAAGGAATCTGCAAACCTTGCCACCGCCCGGAAAGCGGCGGCCAAAGCCAAAGAGATCATCACCTATTACAATGAAAACCGGTCGAAACTGGAGATCGGCCTCAAGGGAAAAAACGACCTGATAACCCGGGCCGATGAAGACGTTGAGAAGGAAATCATCCGCATCATCAGGGAAGACTGGCCCGATGACGACATCCTCGCCGAGGAGTCGGCCAGTGAAACCAGCCTGACGGATCGCCGTACCTGGATCGTTGACCCGATCGACGGCACCACCAACTTTGCACACGGCCTTCCGGTGTATTGTGTCTCTATCGCCATGTGGGAGAACCGTCAGCCACAAACAGCACTCATTCTGGAAGTGTGCCGCGATGAGTGGTTTACGGCCGAAGCGGGCAAAGGAGCCCGACTCAATGGTGAGCCGATCTCGGTGTCTGCCATAGAGAAAGCAGAAGAGTCGCTGCTGGCGACAGGCTTCCCCTACCGCGATCTGGAACTGATTGATGCCTATCTCCAGCTGTTCCGCGCGTTCATGCACGAAACCCAGGGAGTGAGAAGGCCGGGCAGCGCCGCGTTTGACCTCTGCCTGGTAGCGGCCGGACGTTGTGACGGCTTTTTTGAGTACGGCCTGTCGGCCTGGGATGTGGCCGCCGGCAGCCTGATCATCCGCGAAGCCGGTGGTATGGTGGGCGACTGGACCGGCAATGACGACTGGCTTTTCGGCAAGCGCATCGTTACGGGAAACCCCTCGATCTACCGGTATCAACTGGAGCGCATCCAGGAAATCATCCCCAAAAAATTCTGGAAGATCTGA
- the dnaG gene encoding DNA primase, which translates to MIPDDKKEEVRQAADIVDVVSDHVKLRRSGSNFTGLCPFHNEKTPSFSVSPKLGIFKCFGCGEGGDVFNFVMKVDGVGFEEAVRTLADRYHITIPEREQEVYDPRQHLKDGIYHTLRFAGHFFHQTLAESDEAEAARNYLNKRGYPWKTVRKYGLGYAPDRFDGLLKAADKAGINMEYLRESGLVKPREKGNGFYDTFRGRLMFPIFNPGGKVIAFGGRTLSESKSIPKYINSPQTPVYNKSEVLYGIQVAKNEIRKAGEIVLVEGYTDVISMHQSGIGNVVSTSGTSLTSGQIRIMKRYGDVMLMIFDADTAGLNAAVRGISVALEEGMGVRVLSLPDGEDPDSFVRQFGEEGFTEYKRKETRDFLRFLVDMAGREGRWKDPVERQRVVGDLLETIATIPSDRTREDYVQELSKLTGIGDRTLMKELGLVRSRLLKKAQSRSARPGREYGDQQGNSRRPSGSAAGSSGSGPTSSGGGGGPLKGSGGAGRNAPGQAADSGVPASAGTRERGLRAPEGRTGVAAGHYPEGSSPVSPRRRPGYEKELLRLMLTYGEKLIVFIGSHCNEHHFEDPDLKKMYLDMVERYQRGEPVSVEEYNRREHPYPELIGEIVMDRYEISKLGMKKRGVVIEKDARPIHTARGALKALKIRFLERYLDRLQEEFRQAAADKKASLQEEIRKFTLERNRYYREPPASLFPDYENSEETSE; encoded by the coding sequence ATGATTCCCGACGATAAAAAAGAAGAGGTACGCCAGGCCGCCGACATCGTGGATGTGGTGTCGGATCATGTCAAATTGCGCCGGTCCGGCAGCAACTTCACCGGCCTGTGCCCGTTTCACAACGAAAAAACGCCCTCTTTCAGCGTTTCCCCGAAGCTGGGAATTTTCAAGTGTTTCGGATGCGGGGAAGGAGGCGATGTTTTCAATTTTGTGATGAAGGTCGACGGCGTCGGTTTCGAAGAGGCGGTGCGCACACTGGCCGACCGATATCACATCACCATCCCCGAAAGGGAACAGGAAGTCTATGATCCGCGACAGCATCTCAAAGACGGCATTTACCACACATTGCGGTTTGCGGGTCATTTTTTCCACCAGACCCTGGCGGAGTCGGATGAGGCCGAAGCGGCGCGCAACTATCTCAACAAGCGGGGCTACCCCTGGAAGACAGTGCGCAAATACGGACTGGGCTATGCCCCCGACCGGTTCGACGGACTGCTCAAGGCCGCGGACAAGGCCGGCATCAACATGGAATATCTCCGGGAGTCGGGACTTGTCAAACCCCGCGAGAAGGGCAACGGATTTTACGACACGTTTCGCGGGCGACTCATGTTTCCCATCTTCAATCCCGGCGGCAAGGTGATCGCCTTCGGCGGACGCACCCTCTCCGAAAGCAAAAGCATCCCCAAATACATCAACTCCCCCCAGACACCGGTCTACAACAAAAGCGAAGTCCTCTATGGTATCCAGGTCGCGAAAAATGAAATCCGGAAAGCGGGGGAAATTGTTCTGGTTGAAGGGTATACGGATGTGATTTCCATGCATCAGTCGGGAATCGGCAATGTGGTGTCGACCAGCGGCACATCCCTTACCTCCGGCCAGATCCGCATCATGAAACGGTACGGCGATGTGATGCTCATGATTTTCGATGCTGATACGGCCGGATTGAATGCCGCTGTTCGCGGTATTTCCGTAGCTCTGGAGGAAGGGATGGGGGTGCGCGTCCTGTCGCTGCCCGATGGTGAGGACCCTGATTCGTTTGTGCGACAGTTCGGCGAGGAGGGATTTACCGAATATAAAAGAAAGGAGACGCGCGACTTTCTCCGGTTTTTGGTGGATATGGCCGGCCGGGAGGGGCGCTGGAAGGACCCCGTGGAACGTCAGCGGGTAGTGGGTGATTTGCTCGAGACCATCGCGACCATCCCGTCTGACCGGACCCGCGAGGATTATGTCCAGGAGCTCAGCAAACTGACCGGTATCGGAGACCGTACCCTGATGAAAGAGCTGGGGCTGGTCCGTTCGCGGCTTCTGAAGAAAGCGCAGTCCAGGAGCGCCAGGCCGGGCAGGGAATACGGCGATCAGCAAGGCAACTCGCGCCGTCCGTCCGGAAGTGCTGCCGGAAGTTCCGGTTCGGGTCCCACTTCTTCGGGAGGGGGCGGTGGACCTCTGAAGGGTAGCGGCGGTGCAGGGCGGAATGCGCCCGGGCAGGCCGCCGATAGCGGGGTTCCGGCATCTGCGGGAACACGGGAAAGGGGTCTGCGTGCTCCGGAGGGGCGTACAGGGGTCGCTGCGGGTCACTATCCGGAAGGCTCTTCGCCTGTTTCACCGCGGCGGCGGCCAGGGTATGAGAAAGAGCTGCTCCGGCTGATGCTCACCTATGGAGAGAAGCTGATTGTATTCATCGGAAGCCACTGTAACGAGCACCATTTCGAGGATCCCGACCTGAAAAAAATGTATTTGGATATGGTGGAGCGATATCAGCGGGGGGAGCCGGTTTCGGTGGAGGAGTACAACCGGCGCGAGCATCCGTATCCCGAACTGATCGGGGAGATTGTGATGGATCGCTACGAAATCAGTAAATTGGGCATGAAAAAACGGGGCGTCGTCATCGAGAAGGATGCCCGGCCGATACATACGGCGCGCGGAGCCCTGAAAGCTCTGAAGATCCGTTTTCTGGAGCGGTATCTCGACAGGCTTCAGGAGGAGTTCCGGCAGGCTGCCGCAGATAAAAAGGCGTCCCTTCAGGAGGAGATCCGGAAATTCACCCTGGAACGAAACCGGTACTACCGGGAGCCGCCGGCCTCCCTGTTTCCGGACTATGAAAACTCCGAAGAGACATCAGAATAA
- the sucD gene encoding succinate--CoA ligase subunit alpha: protein MSVLVGKDTRLVVQGFTGKEGTFHAEQMIAYGTRVIGGVTPGKGGTTHLDRPVFNTVSDAVKEEEANTSVIFVPPAFAADAISEAALAGIKTIVCITEGIPVKDMIAAREIVRRHDAVLIGPNCPGVITPGEAKVGIMPGNVFAPGRVGVISRSGTLTYEAVDQLTKAGLGQSTAIGIGGDPVIGTKHRDALALFNDDPDTDAIVLIGEIGGTDEEDAAAWISEHVQKPVVAFIAGRTAPPGRRMGHAGAIVSGGKGTADDKIAALKAAGITVCESPAVIGDTVKQLLG, encoded by the coding sequence ATGAGCGTATTAGTAGGAAAAGACACCCGCCTTGTAGTTCAGGGATTTACGGGCAAGGAAGGCACCTTTCACGCGGAACAGATGATCGCTTACGGAACCCGCGTCATCGGAGGGGTTACCCCCGGAAAGGGAGGCACCACTCACCTTGACCGGCCCGTCTTCAATACCGTTTCCGATGCGGTGAAGGAGGAAGAAGCCAATACTTCGGTCATTTTTGTGCCCCCGGCCTTTGCAGCCGATGCCATCTCCGAAGCCGCTCTTGCCGGCATCAAAACCATCGTCTGTATCACCGAAGGAATTCCGGTAAAGGATATGATTGCCGCGCGGGAGATTGTACGGCGTCATGACGCGGTACTGATCGGCCCTAATTGCCCGGGCGTGATTACCCCCGGTGAGGCGAAAGTGGGTATTATGCCGGGCAATGTGTTTGCACCGGGGCGCGTCGGTGTCATTTCCAGGTCGGGGACCCTCACCTACGAGGCGGTCGATCAGCTAACCAAGGCGGGTCTCGGGCAGAGCACGGCCATCGGCATCGGGGGCGATCCCGTTATCGGAACCAAGCACCGGGATGCCCTGGCACTGTTCAACGACGACCCCGATACCGACGCCATCGTACTGATCGGTGAGATCGGCGGAACGGATGAAGAGGACGCGGCCGCATGGATCAGCGAGCATGTTCAAAAGCCCGTGGTGGCTTTCATCGCCGGGCGAACCGCGCCTCCGGGCCGCCGAATGGGTCACGCCGGAGCGATCGTTTCCGGCGGAAAGGGGACGGCGGATGACAAGATAGCGGCACTGAAAGCAGCCGGCATCACCGTTTGCGAAAGTCCGGCTGTGATCGGCGACACTGTGAAGCAGCTGCTCGGCTGA
- a CDS encoding SDR family oxidoreductase, whose amino-acid sequence MDYKLTDQHVIVTGCSSGFGKAIAHALCREGANVTGIARRQDPLARLHHRWPERFTPIQGDLESEETLIRLEMATAGKPLHGLVLNAGGPPAKTASETTVTEWDRAYRQVFRWKADLTLRLLPRMRNAGYGRILFIESQSVKQPIPALALSNAMRAGIVGFAKSLSLDVAAGGITVNVLAPGPHDTPAIERVIAYRSEKTGQSIQEARKSMEAGIPAGRFGTADELAGLALWLLSSQSSYVTGQTISHAGGNIQGLFG is encoded by the coding sequence ATGGATTACAAACTGACCGACCAGCATGTAATCGTAACAGGATGCAGTTCCGGGTTCGGCAAGGCCATTGCCCATGCTCTTTGCCGGGAAGGGGCGAATGTGACCGGCATAGCACGCCGGCAGGATCCGCTCGCCCGCCTGCATCATCGGTGGCCCGAACGTTTCACTCCGATTCAGGGCGACCTTGAAAGTGAGGAAACCCTCATCCGCCTTGAGATGGCAACAGCCGGGAAACCGCTGCACGGACTGGTACTCAACGCCGGAGGGCCTCCCGCCAAAACGGCATCCGAAACAACCGTTACCGAGTGGGATCGCGCCTACCGGCAGGTCTTCCGATGGAAAGCGGACCTGACCCTACGGCTGCTGCCCCGAATGAGAAACGCCGGTTACGGACGCATTCTCTTCATCGAGAGTCAGTCTGTCAAGCAGCCGATCCCCGCCCTCGCCCTCAGCAACGCCATGCGGGCCGGCATCGTCGGTTTCGCAAAGTCGCTTTCGCTGGATGTGGCCGCCGGTGGGATCACCGTTAATGTGCTGGCTCCGGGTCCGCATGACACTCCCGCCATCGAAAGAGTGATCGCCTACCGCTCCGAAAAAACTGGCCAGTCGATCCAGGAAGCCAGAAAATCAATGGAAGCGGGCATTCCGGCAGGCCGGTTCGGAACCGCCGACGAACTGGCGGGACTTGCGCTGTGGCTTCTCTCCTCACAGTCCAGCTACGTCACGGGTCAGACCATCAGTCACGCCGGCGGCAATATCCAGGGTTTGTTCGGCTGA
- a CDS encoding secondary thiamine-phosphate synthase enzyme YjbQ, with product MSPIWHQQTFQLRSRPRGFHLVTDEITSQLEKLSELRIGLAHIHILHTSASLTINENADPTVRDDFEMHFTRTVPEDTSMYRHTLEGPDDMTSHIKASLLGSSLAIPVSNGRFALGTWQGIYLCEHRNRGGSRSVIVTLNGTT from the coding sequence ATGTCACCTATCTGGCACCAGCAAACATTTCAACTCAGGTCGCGCCCGCGCGGATTTCATCTCGTAACCGATGAAATCACCTCGCAGCTTGAAAAACTCTCCGAACTGCGAATCGGGCTGGCGCACATCCACATCCTGCACACCAGCGCCTCCCTGACCATCAATGAAAACGCCGACCCGACCGTCCGGGACGATTTTGAGATGCATTTTACCCGGACCGTTCCGGAAGATACTTCCATGTACCGGCACACCCTGGAGGGGCCGGACGATATGACGTCCCATATCAAAGCTTCACTGCTCGGCAGCTCTCTTGCCATACCGGTTTCCAATGGGCGCTTTGCACTGGGCACCTGGCAAGGCATTTACCTCTGTGAACACCGGAATCGCGGTGGGAGCCGCTCTGTTATCGTTACACTGAACGGAACCACTTGA
- a CDS encoding FeoA family protein codes for MQKTIIDLNPEESAEVICFQGCQTQGKRLEEMGIREGKIISRVSSQFIGGPVIVSVDGRQTAMGRKMAAKILVEPVAVFQSAAAL; via the coding sequence ATGCAAAAAACTATTATTGATTTGAATCCGGAAGAATCGGCGGAGGTCATCTGCTTTCAGGGCTGCCAAACCCAGGGCAAGCGGCTTGAGGAGATGGGCATCCGTGAAGGAAAAATCATTTCCCGTGTCAGTTCCCAGTTCATCGGCGGACCGGTAATCGTCTCTGTTGATGGCCGGCAAACAGCAATGGGCAGAAAAATGGCTGCGAAAATCCTGGTAGAGCCTGTCGCAGTTTTTCAGTCAGCAGCTGCGCTTTAG
- a CDS encoding ferrous iron transporter B has protein sequence MRILLMGNPNVGKSAIFSHLTGTHVSVSNYSGTTVEYASGTLALEQGTAELIDTPGTFSMNPANKAEEAAVAMLGDADVIINVTDAGNLERNLYLTLQLLQTGKPVMVVLNMWDEARKKRIKTDTEKLEKRLGVPVIPTSAISGEGIAMLKSRLPEARPGTSSTLPGKDLWKTSEQILRDTQQSPPESTSARMKLDHSTVHPVWGPAWAALVMLLSFLIVAVAGDALHDLLGDLFEFLWLPVATLGSNLLGGSGIVHNIIIGELIDGKIDFDESFGLITTGLYIPLAVVLPFIFSFYVVLSILEDVGYLPRLGVVVDNLMQRMGIQGASVVPMMLGIGCNVPGVMAGRMLETRRERLIVATLIAIVVPCVAQQAMVIGLLGKAGAIGLVIVYATLFLLWILLGWMMNLFLKGEPNELLIDLPPYRLPYWPSLVKKNYMRMSGFVRGALPYVLLGVLVVNLFYTLGLISYISDAFAPVITGLFGLPGEAGAALIVGFLRKDVAVGMLAPLGMELQQLIVASVVLMVYFPCVATFVVLFKELGLRDLLVLIGIMVVIVLITGGGLNLLLHYSGI, from the coding sequence ATGCGTATTCTGTTGATGGGCAATCCCAACGTTGGGAAAAGCGCCATTTTTTCACATCTGACCGGTACTCATGTCAGTGTTTCCAACTACTCGGGAACAACGGTGGAATACGCTTCCGGCACGCTGGCGCTCGAACAGGGTACTGCGGAGCTGATTGATACCCCCGGTACATTTTCCATGAATCCGGCCAACAAAGCCGAAGAGGCCGCGGTAGCCATGCTCGGTGATGCCGATGTGATCATCAACGTCACCGATGCCGGAAACCTGGAGCGCAACCTGTATTTAACACTGCAGCTCCTGCAAACCGGCAAGCCGGTAATGGTTGTTCTGAATATGTGGGATGAGGCGCGGAAGAAGCGGATCAAAACCGACACCGAAAAGCTGGAGAAGAGGCTGGGAGTTCCGGTAATACCCACCAGCGCCATCAGCGGAGAGGGTATCGCGATGCTGAAAAGCCGGCTGCCCGAGGCCCGTCCAGGAACCTCCTCCACACTGCCCGGCAAAGATTTATGGAAAACCTCCGAGCAAATCCTCCGGGATACGCAACAATCGCCACCGGAAAGCACATCGGCACGCATGAAACTGGACCACAGCACGGTACACCCGGTCTGGGGACCCGCCTGGGCTGCCCTGGTGATGCTGCTCAGCTTCCTGATCGTTGCCGTGGCCGGTGACGCCTTGCATGACCTCCTGGGTGACCTGTTCGAATTTCTCTGGCTGCCGGTTGCCACCCTTGGCTCGAATCTGCTGGGCGGCTCCGGAATAGTGCATAACATCATCATCGGGGAGCTCATCGACGGCAAAATCGACTTTGATGAGTCGTTCGGCCTCATCACCACCGGACTGTACATCCCGCTTGCCGTGGTATTGCCGTTTATTTTCAGCTTTTACGTTGTATTGAGCATTCTTGAAGATGTCGGATATCTGCCGCGTCTCGGAGTGGTGGTTGATAATCTCATGCAGCGAATGGGAATACAGGGAGCTTCCGTAGTTCCAATGATGCTTGGCATCGGCTGCAATGTGCCGGGCGTGATGGCGGGCCGCATGCTGGAAACCCGCAGGGAACGCCTGATCGTTGCCACGCTCATCGCAATTGTGGTGCCTTGCGTGGCGCAGCAGGCCATGGTAATCGGCCTTCTCGGAAAAGCCGGGGCAATCGGCCTCGTCATCGTATATGCTACTCTGTTCCTCCTCTGGATCCTCCTTGGGTGGATGATGAACCTGTTTCTGAAGGGCGAGCCCAACGAACTGCTCATTGACCTGCCGCCCTACCGACTACCCTACTGGCCCTCCCTGGTAAAAAAAAACTACATGAGAATGAGCGGATTCGTCCGTGGCGCGCTGCCTTATGTGCTGCTCGGAGTACTTGTGGTGAACCTGTTTTACACCCTGGGCCTGATCTCCTATATCAGTGACGCGTTCGCGCCGGTCATAACCGGCCTGTTCGGACTGCCCGGTGAAGCCGGTGCCGCACTCATCGTTGGTTTTCTGCGCAAGGATGTCGCCGTAGGCATGCTGGCGCCGCTCGGAATGGAGCTGCAGCAGCTGATCGTCGCCAGCGTCGTACTGATGGTCTATTTCCCCTGCGTGGCCACATTCGTGGTGCTTTTCAAGGAACTGGGCCTGCGTGACCTGCTGGTCCTCATCGGTATCATGGTCGTTATTGTATTGATTACCGGCGGCGGACTAAACCTGCTGCTGCACTACTCAGGAATCTGA
- a CDS encoding iron ABC transporter substrate-binding protein → MKTANLLFDTPTDAKVIFPNANNMVRKLLSTKILLLAAVLLVVPALLPAQSLTIYSGRSKALVEPLIQKFEQEHGVRVNVRYGGSTQLAVALLEEGRRTPADIFWAQDAGALGAVHRGEMFQQLPEELLNLLPEQLHNSRGTWLATSGRARVMAYSSARVDTAALPNSVFGLTDDRWQNRVGWAPSNGSFQSFLTSMRLLEGDETTLQWLRDMRDNGAQSYINNSALLQAIAAGEIDIALTNHYYLFRFRESNPRFPVDQTYFAPNDPGNLVNVAGIGILNTASNRETALAFIHFLLEVENQQWVTDEVFEYPVREDISAVPGQTTLQDIRELSPVLDLDELSDLNQTLNLLRRAGLL, encoded by the coding sequence ATGAAAACCGCAAACTTGCTGTTTGATACACCGACCGACGCAAAAGTCATCTTCCCAAACGCTAACAACATGGTACGAAAACTTCTCTCAACAAAAATACTTCTGCTGGCGGCCGTCCTGCTGGTTGTTCCCGCTCTGTTACCTGCTCAATCCCTCACCATCTATTCCGGCCGCAGCAAGGCTCTGGTCGAACCGTTGATTCAAAAATTTGAGCAAGAGCACGGAGTACGTGTGAATGTGCGCTATGGAGGCTCCACACAGCTCGCCGTGGCCCTGCTGGAAGAGGGTCGCCGGACCCCGGCCGACATTTTCTGGGCACAGGATGCGGGCGCTCTGGGCGCGGTTCACAGGGGTGAGATGTTTCAACAGCTCCCGGAGGAATTGCTCAACCTGTTGCCCGAACAGCTCCACAACTCCCGGGGCACCTGGTTGGCAACCAGCGGCCGCGCCAGAGTGATGGCCTATTCCAGCGCCAGGGTCGACACTGCCGCACTGCCCAATTCGGTGTTCGGCCTCACCGACGACAGATGGCAGAACCGGGTGGGATGGGCACCCAGCAACGGGTCGTTTCAGTCGTTCCTGACTTCCATGCGACTGCTGGAAGGGGATGAGACCACCCTGCAATGGCTTCGTGACATGAGGGATAACGGCGCTCAGAGCTACATCAACAACAGCGCCCTGCTGCAGGCCATCGCGGCCGGCGAAATCGACATCGCCCTCACCAACCACTACTACCTGTTCCGCTTTCGCGAAAGCAACCCGCGGTTTCCGGTGGATCAAACCTACTTCGCCCCCAACGACCCGGGGAATCTGGTGAATGTCGCAGGTATCGGGATATTGAACACCGCCAGCAACCGGGAGACCGCCCTGGCATTCATCCATTTTCTTTTGGAGGTAGAAAATCAGCAGTGGGTCACCGACGAGGTTTTTGAGTATCCGGTGCGGGAAGATATCAGTGCGGTTCCGGGGCAGACCACATTGCAGGACATCCGCGAGCTGAGTCCGGTTCTCGATCTGGATGAGCTGAGTGATCTCAACCAGACATTGAATCTGCTTCGCAGAGCCGGATTGTTGTAA